A region from the Streptomyces tsukubensis genome encodes:
- a CDS encoding MerR family transcriptional regulator — protein MTADDSYDRLDDDDYPAYTMGRAAEIIGTTQGFLRAVGEARLITPLRSEGGHRRYSRYQLRIAARARELVDQGTPIEAACRIIILEDQLEEARRINAEYRRAAGSADPPAAG, from the coding sequence ATGACAGCAGACGACTCGTACGACCGTCTCGACGACGACGACTACCCCGCCTACACGATGGGCCGGGCCGCCGAAATCATCGGCACCACCCAGGGGTTCCTCCGCGCCGTCGGAGAAGCCCGCCTCATCACCCCGCTGCGCTCCGAGGGCGGCCACCGCCGCTACTCCCGCTACCAGCTGCGTATCGCCGCCCGCGCCCGGGAGCTCGTCGACCAGGGCACCCCCATCGAGGCCGCGTGCCGCATCATCATCCTCGAAGACCAGCTCGAAGAAGCCCGGCGCATCAACGCCGAATACCGTCGCGCCGCCGGATCGGCGGACCCGCCGGCCGCGGGCTGA
- a CDS encoding phosphoribosyltransferase, translated as MSAVRENLTYDKFGTAVRELAQSIADDGFEPDIVLSIARGGVFVAGGLAYALDCKNIHLVNVEFYTGVGTTLEMPVMLAPVPNAIDFSDKKVLIADDVADTGKTLKLVHDFCLDHVAEVRSAVIYEKSHSLVKCEYVWKRTDDWINFPWSVEAPVVRREGQVLDS; from the coding sequence ATGAGTGCGGTACGGGAGAACCTGACCTACGACAAGTTCGGGACCGCGGTCCGTGAGCTGGCGCAGAGCATCGCGGACGACGGCTTCGAACCGGACATCGTGCTCTCCATCGCGCGCGGCGGTGTCTTCGTCGCGGGCGGGCTGGCGTACGCGCTGGACTGCAAGAACATCCACCTGGTGAATGTGGAGTTCTACACCGGGGTGGGCACCACCTTGGAGATGCCGGTGATGCTGGCCCCGGTGCCGAATGCGATCGACTTCTCCGACAAGAAGGTCCTCATCGCGGACGACGTCGCTGACACCGGCAAGACGCTGAAGCTGGTCCACGACTTCTGCCTGGACCATGTCGCGGAAGTCCGGTCGGCCGTGATCTACGAGAAGTCGCACTCGCTGGTGAAGTGCGAGTACGTGTGGAAGCGCACCGACGACTGGATCAACTTCCCGTGGTCCGTCGAAGCGCCGGTGGTACGGCGCGAGGGCCAGGTCCTCGACTCCTGA
- a CDS encoding Yip1 family protein, translating to MAGFRIGRGRDNRRQQRPPQGPPQEPPYGQQQAWPQAGDGRPSAYGEPEYYGDPYQQQGGPQQGPPQYGAPQHGGPQHGGPQRGAPQYQQPPRHPGHHQPHPPQHHNAPHPPPHDPYADNNPGHTQAFTVDDPYGQGSTYQAGSAPAPPPGPRLHWKQLLSGIVTRPAQTFLQMRDYPVWGPALVVTLIYGALAIFGLDEPREEIFNATLSSAIPAVLMTAVAFVIGGLILGAVTNTLARQFGGTGAWQPTIGLAMLIMAVTDAPRLFFALFLGGQNSMVQLLGWLTWLAAGALFTSMVSKSHDLPWPKALGASAIQLLALLSLIKLGTI from the coding sequence GTGGCTGGATTCAGGATCGGACGCGGACGGGACAACCGCAGGCAGCAGCGACCCCCGCAGGGGCCGCCCCAGGAACCGCCGTACGGGCAGCAGCAGGCCTGGCCCCAGGCGGGCGACGGGCGGCCGTCGGCGTACGGCGAACCGGAGTACTACGGGGACCCGTACCAGCAGCAGGGCGGTCCGCAGCAGGGCCCGCCGCAGTACGGGGCCCCGCAGCACGGCGGTCCGCAGCACGGGGGCCCTCAGCGGGGCGCGCCGCAGTACCAGCAGCCCCCGAGGCACCCGGGCCACCACCAGCCCCACCCCCCGCAGCACCACAACGCTCCCCACCCGCCGCCCCACGACCCGTACGCGGACAACAATCCGGGTCACACCCAGGCCTTCACGGTCGACGACCCGTACGGCCAGGGCTCGACGTACCAGGCGGGCAGCGCGCCCGCTCCCCCGCCCGGCCCGCGGCTGCACTGGAAGCAGTTGCTGAGCGGCATCGTCACCCGTCCGGCGCAGACCTTCCTCCAGATGCGGGACTACCCGGTCTGGGGCCCGGCGCTGGTGGTGACCCTGATCTACGGCGCGCTGGCGATCTTCGGGCTCGACGAGCCGCGCGAGGAGATCTTCAACGCCACGCTGTCGTCGGCGATCCCGGCCGTCCTGATGACGGCCGTCGCCTTCGTCATCGGCGGGTTGATCCTCGGTGCCGTCACCAACACCCTCGCCCGCCAGTTCGGCGGCACCGGCGCCTGGCAGCCGACCATCGGACTCGCCATGCTGATCATGGCGGTCACGGACGCACCGCGGCTGTTCTTCGCCCTCTTCCTGGGCGGCCAGAACTCCATGGTCCAGCTCCTGGGCTGGCTGACCTGGCTGGCGGCGGGCGCGCTGTTCACGTCGATGGTGAGCAAATCCCACGATCTGCCGTGGCCGAAGGCGCTGGGCGCGTCCGCGATCCAGCTGCTGGCGCTGCTCTCGCTGATCAAACTGGGCACGATCTGA
- the dcd gene encoding dCTP deaminase: MLLSDKDIRAEIDAGRVRIDPYDDSMVQPSSIDVRLDRYFRVFENHRYPHIDPAVEQADLTRTVEPDGDEAFILHPGEFVLASTYEVISLPDDLASRLEGKSSLGRLGLVTHSTAGFIDPGFSGHVTLELSNLATLPIKLWPGMKIGQLCMFRLSSPAEFPYGSERYGSRYQGQRGPTASRSFQNFHRTQV, translated from the coding sequence GTGCTTCTCTCAGACAAGGACATCCGGGCCGAGATCGACGCCGGGCGGGTCCGCATCGACCCGTATGACGATTCCATGGTGCAGCCTTCGAGCATTGATGTGCGGCTGGACCGCTACTTCCGGGTGTTCGAGAACCACCGCTATCCGCATATCGACCCCGCGGTCGAGCAGGCCGATCTGACCCGGACGGTGGAGCCGGACGGCGACGAGGCGTTCATCCTGCATCCGGGTGAGTTCGTGCTGGCGTCGACGTACGAGGTCATCTCGCTGCCGGACGATCTGGCGTCGCGGCTGGAGGGCAAGAGCTCCCTCGGGCGGCTCGGACTGGTCACGCACTCGACCGCCGGGTTCATCGACCCCGGGTTCTCCGGGCACGTCACGCTGGAGCTGTCGAATCTGGCGACCCTGCCCATCAAGCTGTGGCCCGGGATGAAGATCGGGCAGCTGTGCATGTTCCGGCTCAGCTCGCCCGCGGAGTTCCCGTACGGCAGCGAGCGCTACGGCTCGCGCTACCAGGGGCAGCGGGGGCCGACGGCCTCGCGCTCCTTCCAGAACTTCCACCGGACGCAGGTGTGA
- a CDS encoding MAB_1171c family putative transporter, whose amino-acid sequence MTALDLAGYLVAGLMTAVALWRMPAALWGDEEDKRRRALWGCYAGFAVALWTKTRVVRISLNNSPIVDLSVLIKHYTSTIAILAILSYIVAIYGHFPEGGAIPRHVRFARLIQRVATKASVVTLILLTVLFFTVVDRSVPADRFVAEHAGQWGATLYMSVFYLYLGAASAVCAYQWALATADARLRHLRVGLGMMTFAMFIGVGYTLSRTLFLWISVVDRPSESFALTFDTATEAAQVVLFVFFALGASIPAFSKGWRRIRLWRAQVNLHPLWRDLMTAFPDQPFAPPAPLARELTRFDTPADLRVDRWAADIADAVEKLRHYVPDGLLTAAKEAAAGEDGNPGKADSLADAYWIKAALVAKAEGAPAGKAAAFETKHATDQDGEVAWLVRVAAAYKTIPEQRTRVVLRSSLEHSA is encoded by the coding sequence GTGACCGCGCTCGACCTCGCCGGCTACCTCGTCGCCGGTCTGATGACGGCCGTCGCCCTGTGGCGTATGCCGGCCGCGCTCTGGGGCGACGAGGAGGACAAGCGCCGCCGCGCCCTGTGGGGTTGCTACGCGGGCTTCGCCGTCGCCCTGTGGACCAAGACCCGCGTGGTCCGAATAAGCCTCAACAACAGTCCCATCGTGGACCTGTCGGTACTGATCAAGCACTACACGTCGACCATCGCGATCCTGGCGATCCTCAGCTACATCGTCGCCATCTACGGTCACTTCCCGGAGGGCGGGGCGATCCCCCGCCATGTCCGGTTCGCCCGGCTCATCCAGCGGGTGGCCACCAAGGCATCCGTGGTCACCCTCATCCTCCTGACCGTGCTCTTCTTCACGGTCGTGGACCGCTCGGTCCCCGCGGACCGGTTCGTCGCCGAACACGCCGGCCAGTGGGGCGCCACGCTCTACATGAGCGTCTTCTACCTCTACCTGGGCGCCGCATCCGCCGTCTGCGCCTATCAGTGGGCTCTGGCCACCGCCGACGCCCGGTTGCGCCACCTCCGGGTCGGCCTCGGCATGATGACCTTCGCGATGTTCATCGGTGTCGGCTACACCCTCAGCCGCACCTTGTTCCTGTGGATCAGTGTGGTCGACCGGCCCAGCGAGAGCTTCGCGCTGACCTTCGACACGGCCACCGAGGCCGCCCAGGTGGTCCTCTTCGTCTTCTTCGCGCTCGGTGCCTCCATCCCCGCCTTCAGCAAGGGCTGGCGGCGGATCCGCCTCTGGCGGGCGCAGGTGAATCTGCATCCGCTGTGGCGCGATCTGATGACCGCCTTCCCCGACCAGCCGTTCGCCCCTCCGGCCCCGCTCGCCCGCGAACTGACGCGCTTCGACACCCCCGCCGACCTGCGCGTCGACCGCTGGGCGGCCGATATCGCGGATGCGGTCGAGAAGCTGCGCCACTATGTGCCCGACGGTCTGCTGACCGCCGCCAAGGAGGCCGCCGCGGGCGAAGACGGGAACCCCGGGAAGGCCGACTCCCTCGCCGACGCCTACTGGATCAAGGCGGCCCTGGTCGCCAAGGCCGAGGGCGCGCCCGCCGGGAAGGCCGCCGCCTTCGAGACCAAGCACGCCACCGACCAGGACGGCGAAGTCGCCTGGCTGGTACGGGTGGCCGCCGCCTACAAGACCATCCCGGAACAGCGGACCCGCGTCGTCCTGCGGTCGAGCCTGGAGCACAGCGCGTGA
- a CDS encoding phosphatase PAP2 family protein: protein MNHVGSTDNNTTGTPAGSALTTTARIVTDVLQPRNVLLAGMLGIGLAAAGHWTGLLWGLLGALCAGLIPAGYIEWERKRGTWGDRHVVDRTQRAPIFFVILGSIGTGSVIMVLGGAPVPILVAMLGLWVMTIGLLAVNTVWKISVDSAVASATVALLAAVHSPWWLVAYSLTAAVCWSRVALSYHTVAQTLAGAVLGGATTAAFLFVP from the coding sequence GTGAACCACGTCGGCAGTACGGACAACAACACCACCGGGACCCCCGCCGGTTCGGCCCTCACCACCACGGCCCGCATCGTCACCGACGTCCTGCAGCCGCGCAACGTCCTGCTCGCGGGCATGCTCGGGATCGGTCTGGCCGCGGCCGGCCACTGGACCGGCCTGCTGTGGGGTCTGCTCGGCGCCCTGTGCGCCGGGCTGATTCCGGCCGGCTACATCGAATGGGAGCGCAAACGGGGAACCTGGGGCGACCGCCATGTGGTCGACCGCACCCAGCGGGCCCCGATCTTCTTCGTCATCCTCGGCTCCATCGGCACCGGCTCGGTGATCATGGTCCTCGGCGGGGCACCCGTGCCGATCCTGGTCGCGATGCTGGGCCTGTGGGTGATGACCATCGGGCTGCTCGCGGTGAACACCGTCTGGAAGATCTCGGTGGACTCCGCGGTGGCCTCGGCGACGGTCGCCCTGCTGGCCGCGGTGCACTCGCCGTGGTGGCTGGTCGCCTACTCGCTGACGGCCGCCGTCTGCTGGTCCCGGGTCGCGCTGTCGTATCACACGGTGGCCCAGACGCTCGCCGGGGCGGTGCTCGGCGGGGCCACCACCGCCGCGTTCCTCTTCGTCCCCTGA
- a CDS encoding SCO5918 family protein yields MRCVIARFPFELTKSGVLDAMKGVKPEEITGESVLIGRRAYPVKQVGQVVTRQDRRDFTAGEVVRAMTKLGFTCRGLPPVTAPAHAPDPFQRASAMLGASAAA; encoded by the coding sequence GTGCGCTGTGTCATCGCCCGTTTCCCCTTCGAGCTCACCAAGAGCGGCGTCCTGGACGCCATGAAGGGCGTCAAGCCCGAGGAGATCACCGGTGAGTCCGTGCTCATCGGCCGTCGCGCTTACCCCGTCAAGCAGGTCGGCCAGGTCGTCACCCGCCAGGACCGGCGCGATTTCACGGCCGGCGAAGTCGTCCGGGCCATGACCAAGCTCGGTTTCACCTGCCGCGGGCTGCCTCCGGTGACCGCGCCCGCGCACGCCCCCGACCCGTTCCAGCGCGCCTCCGCGATGCTCGGCGCCTCGGCGGCGGCCTGA
- a CDS encoding (Fe-S)-binding protein codes for MQLAAIVVSLVLTVVAVALISRAVAQIYRFVKLGQPVPAGSRTNDPKQRTITLAREFLGHTRMNRWGIVGFAHWFVAIGFLTLPPTLVQAYGQLFRADWMLPVIGSWAPFEMYTEFIGLMTVAGILVLMAIRLLNLPSRAGRKSRFAGSKAWQAYFVEYVILTIGLAILVLRGLEGAIHHVDGYQAGYFISYPLVAAFDGLSTGTLQNLIYLTAAVKIGTSLIWMITVSLNTNMGVAWHRFLGFPNIWFKRNADGATALGALQPMTSGGKEIDFEDPGDDDVYGVSQVEQFSWKGILDFSTCTECGRCQSQCPAWNTGKPLSPKLLIMSLRDHAHAKAPYLLAGGGKSMEGEEKASAEALKDVPAAALAEAERPLIGTLEENGVIDPDVLWSCTTCGACVEQCPVDIEHIDHIVDMRRYQVMIESAFPSEAGTMLKNLEKKGNPWGLAKKARVEWTKEVDFEVPIVGQNVEDLSEVDYLYWVGCAGALEDRAKKTTKAFAELLHIAGVKFAIMGGDEKCTGDSPRRLGNEPLFQQLGQENVAMLNMAFGEDEDDPATKKPKSAKKIVSTCPHCFNTIANEYPQLGGDYEVIHHTQLLQHLIDEGRLIPVTPVEGLITYHDPCYLGRHNKVYTPPREIMSAVPGLRQQEMHRHKERGFCCGAGGARMWMEERIGKRINDERVDEALSLNPDIVSTACPFCLVMLTDSVNGKKNSGTAKESLQVVDVAQLLLDSVKTPPSDPEPKEEPAGAPEPEPVQ; via the coding sequence ATGCAGCTCGCCGCGATCGTCGTGTCGCTGGTCCTGACCGTGGTCGCCGTCGCGCTCATCTCCCGAGCCGTCGCGCAGATCTACCGCTTTGTGAAACTCGGCCAACCCGTGCCCGCGGGCAGCCGCACCAACGACCCGAAACAGCGCACGATCACCCTGGCCAGGGAGTTCCTGGGGCACACCCGGATGAACCGCTGGGGCATCGTCGGCTTCGCCCACTGGTTCGTCGCGATCGGCTTCCTCACCCTGCCGCCGACCCTGGTCCAGGCATACGGCCAGCTGTTCCGGGCCGACTGGATGCTGCCGGTGATCGGCTCCTGGGCGCCGTTCGAGATGTACACCGAATTCATCGGTCTGATGACGGTCGCCGGAATCCTCGTCCTGATGGCCATCCGGCTGCTGAACCTGCCGTCCCGGGCGGGCCGCAAATCGCGTTTCGCGGGCTCCAAGGCCTGGCAGGCGTACTTCGTCGAGTACGTGATCCTCACCATCGGCCTCGCCATCCTCGTCCTGCGCGGTCTTGAGGGCGCGATCCACCACGTCGACGGCTACCAGGCCGGCTACTTCATCTCGTACCCCCTGGTCGCCGCCTTCGACGGCCTGAGCACCGGCACCCTCCAGAACCTGATCTACCTCACCGCCGCGGTGAAGATCGGCACCTCGCTGATCTGGATGATCACGGTGTCCCTCAACACCAATATGGGTGTCGCCTGGCACCGCTTCCTCGGCTTCCCGAACATCTGGTTCAAGCGGAACGCCGACGGCGCCACCGCGCTGGGCGCGCTCCAGCCCATGACCAGCGGCGGCAAGGAGATCGACTTCGAGGACCCGGGCGACGACGACGTCTACGGCGTCTCGCAGGTCGAGCAGTTCTCCTGGAAGGGCATCCTCGACTTCTCCACCTGCACCGAATGCGGCCGCTGCCAGTCCCAGTGCCCCGCCTGGAACACCGGAAAGCCCCTCTCCCCCAAGCTCCTGATCATGTCCCTGCGGGACCATGCCCACGCCAAGGCGCCGTATCTGCTGGCGGGCGGCGGAAAGAGCATGGAGGGTGAGGAGAAGGCGAGCGCCGAGGCGCTGAAGGACGTTCCGGCCGCCGCGCTCGCCGAGGCCGAGCGGCCGCTGATCGGGACGCTGGAGGAGAACGGCGTCATCGACCCGGACGTGCTCTGGTCCTGCACCACCTGCGGCGCCTGCGTCGAGCAGTGCCCGGTCGATATCGAGCACATCGACCACATCGTCGATATGCGCCGCTACCAGGTGATGATCGAATCGGCCTTCCCGTCCGAGGCGGGCACGATGCTCAAGAACCTGGAGAAGAAGGGCAACCCCTGGGGCCTGGCGAAGAAGGCCCGCGTCGAGTGGACCAAGGAGGTCGACTTCGAGGTCCCGATCGTCGGGCAGAACGTCGAGGACCTCAGCGAGGTCGACTACCTCTACTGGGTCGGCTGCGCGGGCGCCCTGGAGGACCGGGCCAAGAAGACCACCAAGGCCTTCGCCGAACTGCTGCACATCGCGGGCGTCAAGTTCGCGATCATGGGCGGCGACGAGAAGTGCACCGGCGACTCCCCCCGCCGGCTCGGCAACGAACCGCTGTTCCAGCAGCTGGGCCAGGAGAACGTGGCCATGCTGAACATGGCCTTCGGCGAGGACGAGGACGATCCGGCGACGAAGAAGCCGAAGTCGGCGAAGAAGATCGTCTCCACCTGCCCGCACTGCTTCAACACCATCGCCAACGAGTATCCGCAGCTCGGCGGCGACTACGAGGTCATCCACCACACCCAGCTGCTCCAGCACCTCATCGACGAGGGCAGGCTGATCCCGGTGACGCCGGTGGAAGGCCTGATCACCTACCACGACCCCTGCTACCTGGGCCGTCACAACAAGGTCTACACGCCCCCGCGCGAGATCATGTCGGCCGTCCCCGGTCTGCGGCAGCAGGAGATGCACCGCCACAAGGAGCGCGGTTTCTGCTGCGGCGCGGGCGGCGCGCGGATGTGGATGGAGGAGCGGATCGGCAAGCGGATCAACGACGAGCGGGTCGACGAGGCGCTCTCCCTCAACCCGGACATCGTCTCCACCGCCTGCCCGTTCTGCCTGGTGATGCTGACCGACTCGGTCAACGGGAAGAAGAACAGCGGTACGGCGAAGGAATCCCTCCAGGTCGTGGATGTGGCGCAGCTGCTGCTCGACTCGGTGAAGACGCCACCGTCGGACCCGGAGCCGAAGGAGGAGCCGGCGGGCGCGCCCGAGCCGGAGCCGGTGCAGTAG
- a CDS encoding sugar transferase, with protein sequence MSLSKRAVDLLGAVLLLLLLAPALAALTAAVAVSARGRVLVPKRCTGAGGRPFRMLAFRVAPGTRTGRLLHRHYLDHLPQLVNVLRGEMSLVGPRPLPVDRIPADSARARTSVRPGITGLWQTGGRSGLPWEEMAVQDLHYIREHWLGMDLMILARTVSTARRGRPVRAAAGAPPARVPRPQGLRQA encoded by the coding sequence ATGTCCCTTTCCAAAAGAGCCGTCGACCTGCTGGGCGCGGTCCTTCTGCTGCTGCTCCTCGCCCCGGCGCTGGCGGCGCTCACGGCCGCCGTCGCGGTCTCGGCGCGCGGACGCGTCCTCGTACCGAAGCGGTGTACGGGTGCGGGCGGACGGCCGTTCCGGATGCTGGCGTTCCGGGTGGCGCCCGGTACCCGTACGGGCCGACTGCTCCACCGCCACTACCTGGACCATCTGCCGCAGCTCGTGAATGTGCTCCGGGGCGAGATGTCCCTGGTCGGCCCGCGCCCGCTGCCGGTGGACCGGATCCCGGCGGACAGTGCCCGGGCCCGTACCTCCGTACGCCCCGGAATCACCGGGCTCTGGCAGACCGGCGGGCGGTCCGGGCTGCCGTGGGAGGAGATGGCCGTCCAGGACCTGCACTACATCAGGGAGCACTGGCTGGGCATGGACCTGATGATCCTGGCCCGTACCGTCTCCACCGCCCGGCGCGGGCGCCCCGTACGCGCCGCGGCCGGCGCCCCACCGGCGCGCGTACCGCGCCCGCAGGGGCTGAGGCAAGCCTGA
- a CDS encoding cold-shock protein, with protein sequence MAAGTVKWFNAEKGFGFIEQDGGGPDVFAHYSNIAAQGFRELQEGQKVTFEIAQGQKGPTAENIVPA encoded by the coding sequence ATGGCTGCTGGCACCGTGAAGTGGTTCAACGCGGAAAAGGGATTCGGCTTCATCGAGCAGGACGGTGGCGGCCCCGATGTGTTCGCCCACTACTCGAACATCGCCGCCCAGGGCTTCCGCGAGCTCCAGGAGGGCCAGAAGGTCACCTTCGAGATCGCTCAGGGCCAGAAGGGCCCGACGGCCGAGAACATCGTTCCGGCCTGA
- a CDS encoding DUF4365 domain-containing protein yields MPKIPKGRRVGQAAVNALRTLLEEHDHIVQEISGQNDFGEDFYVTFTDDGDVTSDTIKVQVKGGDSRRRGNGYAVPVDRHHDTWSEGNIPVYCVVYDPSDKNLYWANATQQLRSHGSFNAPRFIGISPNSMLDDSTMDSFVSQARRYVGRYRGRQAVLTHLGEMSGTEFDPADHVLHFVNSNDDDLIFWKRPGDAVATLLLSAQDWQPAWVTLESLMRSELPVPEGSDDPGLPDPDLCTAEDLELDRTEIMWVVACFSSTRPAENGPEGEPVECEGCPDCTGEEPKEHGRIEADVIHAYVLTCMLDRIEAEPDLVQRSILAMREETALEPDIIAELGTLETDPRVVRRVSKLSRATVATVDDIEPEAFRLAVLYLIHCIYVGGPSLPLDEQVRIVWRIPEPPEPESRTR; encoded by the coding sequence ATGCCGAAGATCCCCAAAGGGCGGCGCGTAGGCCAGGCCGCGGTGAACGCGCTGCGCACGCTGCTTGAGGAACACGATCACATCGTGCAGGAGATATCCGGACAGAACGACTTCGGCGAGGATTTCTACGTCACCTTCACCGACGACGGGGACGTCACCAGCGACACGATCAAGGTCCAGGTCAAGGGTGGCGACAGCCGGCGCCGGGGCAACGGCTACGCCGTGCCCGTCGACCGGCACCACGACACCTGGTCAGAGGGCAACATCCCTGTCTACTGCGTGGTGTACGACCCGAGCGACAAGAACCTGTACTGGGCGAACGCCACCCAACAACTCCGCAGCCACGGCTCCTTCAACGCACCACGCTTCATCGGGATCAGCCCCAACTCGATGCTGGACGACAGCACCATGGACTCCTTCGTCTCCCAGGCACGCCGCTACGTCGGTCGCTATCGCGGCAGGCAAGCCGTCCTCACCCACCTCGGGGAAATGTCGGGAACGGAATTCGATCCGGCAGATCACGTTCTGCACTTCGTCAACAGCAACGACGACGACCTCATCTTCTGGAAGCGTCCGGGCGACGCAGTTGCGACGCTGCTGCTCAGTGCCCAGGACTGGCAACCGGCCTGGGTCACCCTGGAATCGCTGATGCGCTCCGAGCTTCCGGTCCCGGAGGGCTCGGACGATCCGGGGCTCCCGGACCCCGATCTGTGCACCGCCGAGGATCTGGAGCTGGATCGGACCGAAATCATGTGGGTGGTTGCATGCTTCAGCTCCACCCGGCCGGCCGAGAACGGCCCGGAGGGCGAACCCGTCGAGTGCGAGGGGTGTCCCGATTGCACGGGGGAGGAGCCCAAGGAGCACGGCAGGATCGAAGCGGACGTCATCCACGCGTATGTGCTGACCTGCATGCTCGACCGTATCGAAGCCGAGCCGGACCTTGTGCAGCGCTCAATCCTCGCCATGCGAGAGGAGACCGCCCTGGAGCCGGACATCATCGCCGAGCTCGGCACGCTCGAAACCGACCCGCGTGTCGTCCGCCGGGTGAGCAAGCTCAGCCGGGCGACAGTAGCGACGGTCGACGACATCGAACCGGAGGCCTTTCGGCTGGCCGTCCTCTACCTCATCCACTGCATCTACGTCGGCGGCCCCTCGCTTCCCCTCGACGAACAGGTCCGGATCGTCTGGCGCATCCCCGAGCCCCCGGAACCCGAATCACGTACCCGCTGA